The following proteins are co-located in the Accipiter gentilis chromosome 27, bAccGen1.1, whole genome shotgun sequence genome:
- the NAPG gene encoding gamma-soluble NSF attachment protein has translation MAAQKINEALEHIAKAEKYLKTGFLKWKPDYDSAATEYGKAAVAFKNAKQFDQAREACLREAEAHENNKALFHAAKAYEQAGMMLKEMQRLPEAVQLIEKASMMYLENGTPDTAAIALERAGKLIENVSPEKAVQLYQQAASVFENEERLRQALEMLGKASRLLVRGRRLDEAALSLQKEKSIYKEIENYPTCYKKTIAQVLVHLHRNDYVAAERCVRESYSIPGFNGSEDCAALEQLLEGYDQQDQDQVSEVCNLPLFKYMDNDYAKLGLTLVVPGGGIKKKSPNAAQDKARGPAAVGSHADEEEDEYSGGLC, from the exons ATGGCGGCGCAGAAGATTAACGAGGCGCTCGAGCACATCGCTAAGGCGGAGAAATA TCTGAAAACTGGATTCTTAAAGTGGAAACCAGATTATGACAGTGCAGCTACTGAATATGGGAAGGCGG CTGTTGCTTTTAAGAATGCCAAGCAGTTTGACCAGGCAAGGGAAGCCTGTTTACGGGAAGCTGAGGCACATGAAAACAATAAAGC TCTCTTCCATGCTGCCAA agctTATGAACAAGCTGGCATGATGTTAAAG GAGATGCAGAGACTCCCTGAAGCAGTTCAGCTGATTGAGAAGGCCAGTATGATGTACCTGGAGAACGGGACACCAGACACAGCAGCTATTGCGCTGGAACGGGCTGGAAA GTTAATAGAAAATGTGAGCCCAGAGAAGGCTGTGCAGCTCTATCAGCAAGCAGCATCAGTGTTTGAA AATGAAGAACGTTTACGGCAAGCATTAGAAATGCTAGGGAAGGCATCAAGACTTCTAGTCAGAGGACGCAG attAGATGAGGCTGCATTGtctcttcaaaaggaaaaaagtatttataagGAAATTGAAAATTACCCAACATGCTATAAG aaaactATTGCTCAAGTCTTAGTTCATCTTCACAGAAATGATTATGTTGCTGCAGAAAGATGTGTGAGGGAAAGCTATAG tatACCAGGATTTAATGGAAGTGAAGACTGTGCAGCACTAGAGCAACTTTTAGAAGGGTATGACCAGCAGGATCAGGATCAAGTTTCTGAAGTCTGTAATTTGCCACTCTTCAAATACATGGACAATGAT TATGCCAAGCTTGGTCTTACCTTGGTGGTCCCAGGAGGTGGAATCAAGAAGAAGTCGCCCAACGCTGCACAAGACAAAGCAAGAGGACCAGCTGCAGTGGGCTCTCATGCtgatgaggaggaggatgaatATTCTGGTGGACTATGCTAG